A window of the Loxodonta africana isolate mLoxAfr1 chromosome 3, mLoxAfr1.hap2, whole genome shotgun sequence genome harbors these coding sequences:
- the KDF1 gene encoding keratinocyte differentiation factor 1, which produces MPRPRHPRPVSGPARLGPWERPTEQCLEVYDEPPKPPQSRHTRRPDPKDPGCHGPESLTFISGSAEAATEPPACCQLWRPWVWDWCRAAFCFRRCWDCLQRCGACVQGCSPCLSARDSAEGATEASWAKEHNGVPPSPDHAPPNRRDGQRLKSTMGSSFSYPDVKLKGIPVYPYRNATSSAPDADSCCKEPLAQPPPTRHSLPSTLASSSRGSEEYYSFHESDLDLPDMCSGSMSSREIDVLIFKKLTELFSVHQIDELAKCTSDTVFLEKTSKISDLISSITQDYHLDEQDAEGRLVRGIIRISTRKSRARSQPTEGRSTRAAASAAAAPDSGHETMVGSGISQDELTVQISQETTADAIARKLRPYGAPGYPTSHDSSFQGTDTDSSGAPLLQVYC; this is translated from the exons ATGCCCCGCCCCAGACACCCTCGCCCAGTATCTGGGCCAGCCCGTTTGGGACCCTGGGAGCGGCCAACAGAGCAATGCCTGGAGGTGTATGATGAGCCACCTAAACCCCCACAAAGCCGTCACACCCGCAGGCCAGACCCCAAGGATCCTGGCTGCCATGGGCCCGAGAGCCTCACCTTCATATCTGGCTCTGCTGAGGCAGCCACTGAGCCCCCTGCCTGCTGCCAGCTCTGGCGACCCTGGGTGTGGGACTGGTGTCGGGCTGCCTTCTGCTTCCGCCGCTGCTGGGATTGCCTCCAGCGCTGCGGAGCCTGCGTGCAGGGCTGCAGTCCCTGCTTGTCTGCCAGGGACTCTGCTGAGGGGGCTACAGAAGCCAGCTGGGCCAAGGAGCACAATGGGGTGCCCCCTAGTCCCGACCATGCACCTCCCAACCGCCGGGATGGCCAGCGGCTCAAGTCTACTATGGGCAGTAGCTTCAGCTACCCTGATGTCAAGCTCAAAGGCATCCCTGTATATCCCTACCGCAACGCCACCTCCTCAGCCCCTGATGCGGACTCCTGCTGCAAGGAGCCACTGGCCCAGCCCCCGCCCACAAGGCACAGCCTACCTAGCACCCTTGCCAGCAGTTCCCGGGGCTCGGAGGAGTACTACTCCTTCCATGAGTCGGACCTAGACCTGCCAGATATGTGTAGTGGCTCCATGTCGAGCCGAGAGATCGACGTGCTAATTTTCAAGAAGCTGACAGAGCTGTTCAGTGTACACCAGATTGACGAGCTGGCCAAGTGTACGTCAGACACTGTGTTCCTGGAGAAGACCAGTAAGATTTCGGACCTTATCAGCAGCATCACGCAGGACTACCACCTGGACGAGCAGGATGCTGAGGGCCGCCTGGTCCGTGGCATCATTCGCATCAGTACCCGCAAGAGCCGTGCCCGATCACAGCCCACGGAGGGGCGCTCAACTCgggctgctgcctctgctgctgctgcccctGACAGTGGTCATGAGACCATGGTGGGCTCAGGCATCAGCCAGGATG AACTGACAGTGCAGATCTCCCAGGAGACGACCGCCGATGCCATCGCCAGGAAGCTGAGGCCTTATGGAGCCCCAG GGTACCCAACCAGCCATGACTCATCCTTCCAGGGCACGGACACAGACTCCTCAGGGGCACCCCTGCTTCAGGTGTACTGCTAA